A window of the Parvularcula bermudensis HTCC2503 genome harbors these coding sequences:
- a CDS encoding copper resistance protein B yields the protein MRTAFLIGLLAPLTLTPLHAQEQSDPPWEAADGVYGPEAMREARSRVQNENGDIRYGLAMIDRLEWQDTEGDGTLVWDVQGYYGGDINKVWVKSEGDYSLTDDEVEEAEVQLLYSRAIFPYFDLQTGIRQDLEPDGLSHAVLGIQGLAPYWFETDAALFLSEEGDLTGRMEAEVEWFLTQRLILQPRLEAGLSAQSIEERDLGAGLTDVSLGARLRYEVKRSFAPYVGAEWRSRFGETADLQERLGLETDEVVVVAGLRAWF from the coding sequence GCAAAGCGATCCCCCTTGGGAAGCCGCCGATGGCGTTTATGGCCCGGAGGCCATGCGCGAGGCTCGCAGCCGGGTCCAGAACGAGAACGGCGACATCCGCTATGGCCTCGCCATGATCGACCGCCTCGAATGGCAGGACACGGAAGGAGACGGGACGCTCGTCTGGGATGTCCAGGGCTATTATGGTGGCGATATCAACAAGGTCTGGGTGAAGTCCGAAGGCGACTATTCGCTCACCGATGATGAGGTCGAGGAAGCGGAGGTTCAGCTCCTCTATTCGCGGGCGATCTTCCCCTATTTCGACCTTCAGACGGGTATTCGGCAGGACCTCGAGCCCGACGGGCTGTCCCACGCGGTTCTCGGCATTCAGGGGCTCGCGCCCTATTGGTTCGAGACGGACGCCGCGCTCTTTCTCTCCGAAGAGGGCGACCTGACCGGTCGCATGGAGGCCGAAGTCGAATGGTTCCTGACCCAGCGACTGATCCTTCAGCCGCGTCTCGAAGCAGGCCTCAGTGCCCAGAGCATTGAGGAACGCGATCTCGGCGCGGGTCTGACGGATGTCAGCCTCGGGGCCCGGCTGCGCTATGAGGTGAAGCGCTCCTTCGCCCCCTATGTCGGCGCCGAATGGCGGTCGCGCTTCGGGGAGACCGCAGACCTCCAGGAACGGCTGGGTCTGGAGACGGATGAGGTGGTGGTCGTCGCGGGTCTCAGGGCCTGGTTCTAG